A window of the Citrus sinensis cultivar Valencia sweet orange chromosome 9, DVS_A1.0, whole genome shotgun sequence genome harbors these coding sequences:
- the LOC127899803 gene encoding uncharacterized protein LOC127899803, with amino-acid sequence MRSPRTVKEVQSLTGKLAALNRFISRATDKCHPLFQTIKKGKKMEWTSECEEAFEQLKEYLTRAPLLSTPREGDQLLLYLAISKWATSSVLVREEEGKQHPVYYTSKALAYQVIMMTDQPLRQTLQKSDASGRLVQWSVELSEFDLSYRPRGAIKVQALAEFMVDRADTGEEIREEQLTEQEKPEGVWLVMVHGSCSEQGSGARVVIRSPDGTEITYAVKFEFQLTNNQAEYEAFITGLGLAHALRAERVEIRADSQLVCNQLNDQFEARGEKMGLYLKKAKQMVGLFQAVEVKQISRNENYRADMLARMAAIADPKLPKSVPLEVRISPSIEEEAEVMRISTGESWMDPIRAYVRDGVLPEDKRQARKLKCRAARYTLLDGVLYCRGFTLPLLRCLDDEEADYVLREIHEGICGNHSGARTLAFKALRQGYF; translated from the exons ATGAGGTCCCCACGAACAGTTAAGGAGGTGCAGAGCCTTACAGGGAAGTTGGCAGCATTAAACCGATTCATCTCGCGGGCCACAGATAAATGTCACCCTCTCTTCCAAACCataaagaaagggaaaaagatgGAGTGGACATCAGAATGCGAGGAAGCGTTTGAGCAGCTGAAGGAATACCTGACCCGGGCCCCATTACTATCGACTCCGAGAGAGGGTGACCAGCTGCTGTTGTACTTAGCAATCTCTAAATGGGCTACCAGCTCGGTATTAGTCagggaagaagaaggaaagcaACACCCGGTATACTACACGAGCAAGGCCCTG GCCTATCAGGTTATTATGATGACCGACCAGCCGCTTCGGCAAACACTTCAAAAATCAGATGCATCGGGTCGATTAGTACAATGGTCCGTAGAGCTAAGTGAATTTGACCTCTCCTATAGGCCCCGAGGAGCAATCAAAGTCCAAGCTCTGGCAGAATTTATGGTTGACCGAGCTGATACAGGGGAAGAAATTCGGGAGGAGCAACTAACAGAGCAGGAGAAGCCAGAGGGGGTGTGGTTGGTAATGGTTCACGGATCATGTAGTGAGCAAGGATCCGGAGCAAGAGTTGTAATACGGAGCCCAGATGGAACCGAAATAACGTATGCAGTGAAGTTTGAATTTCAGCTCACAAACAACCAAGCTGAATATGAGGCCTTTATCACCGGGCTCGGACTTGCACACGCTCTAAGAGCAGAGAGGGTAGAAATTCGAGCAGATTCTCAACTGGTGTGTAATCAGCTCAATGATCAGTTCGAAGCAAGGGGAGAGAAGATGGGtctttatttgaagaaggcgAAGCAGATGGTTGGGCTTTTCCAAGCGGTGGAGGTAAAGCAGATATCTCGGAATGAGAATTACCGAGCAGATATGTTGGCTAGGATGGCTGCCATTGCAGATCCAAAATTACCTAAGTCGGTTCCACTAGAGGTGAGGATCTCACCAAGTATAGAGGAAGAAGCAGAGGTTATGAGAATAAGTACTGGAGAATCTTGGATGGACCCGATTCGCGCATATGTCCGCGATGGAGTTTTACCAGAGGACAAAAGGcaagcaagaaaattaaaatgccgAGCAGCGAGGTATACGCTACTGGATGGAGTGCTATACTGCCGAGGGTTCACCTTGCCCCTTTTGAGATGtttggatgatgaggaggcGGATTATGTGCTGAGAGAGATTCATGAGGGAATATGCGGCAATCACTCGGGAGCAAGAACTTTAGCCTTCAAGGCACTCCGACAAGGATACTTCTAG